One Blattabacterium cuenoti DNA window includes the following coding sequences:
- a CDS encoding TrkH family potassium uptake protein: protein MIKISRYKNLLSFITPVLFLYVMISLGWKTYINPFFNSIMLIGIVFFLSILHFFVLFEKNLNKGYQSMIFLSFFILMGSLIFSFFQIFYKNEEISEVKIPLFISLILYILIRVTHFMRIVYVKIHNPAFIFITSFIILSFLGSILLMLPSSTVKRISFIDALFTSTSAVCVTGLVVLDTEKDFTFFGKIILLSLVELGGLGILTITSFFSYFFRDGFSFREGVYISNFLNKKTTNNVLILAVKVVLFTLIVETIGALLIYFSINRKLENPLFFSVFHSISAFCNGGFSTLSQGFYSESVRFNYLFQFIVACLLILGGIGFDILFNFFTYIWITFKKFFSKILKYEYFRHPVHIVTLNTKIVVFTTFFLLFLGTIFYYISEYHCSLSEHPSFVGKWIVSFFSSATSRTAGFQVLDMNKLAPITILFTIFLMWIGASPASTGGGIKTSTFALALMNIVSLSRGKDRLEIQRKEISSESIKLAFSIIMLSLIVIYTSILIIICLDPNQEILSIFFEVFSAFSTAGLSLGITSNLSIGSKLVLIVLMLLGRIGIFNIMLGLLKNRVNTHDYYRYPLGYVLIC from the coding sequence ATGATAAAAATTAGTAGATATAAGAATCTATTGTCGTTTATAACTCCAGTTTTATTTTTATATGTAATGATATCTTTAGGATGGAAAACTTATATAAATCCTTTTTTCAATTCAATAATGCTTATTGGAATAGTATTTTTTTTAAGTATTCTACATTTTTTTGTTCTTTTCGAAAAGAATCTGAACAAAGGATATCAATCTATGATTTTTTTATCTTTTTTTATTTTGATGGGATCACTTATTTTTTCCTTTTTTCAAATTTTTTATAAGAATGAAGAAATTTCAGAAGTAAAAATTCCCTTGTTTATTAGTCTCATCTTATATATACTTATACGAGTAACACATTTTATGCGTATTGTATACGTTAAAATACATAATCCTGCTTTTATTTTTATTACTAGTTTTATTATTTTGTCTTTTTTGGGATCTATATTATTAATGCTTCCATCATCTACAGTAAAAAGAATATCATTTATAGATGCTTTGTTCACTTCTACAAGTGCCGTTTGTGTAACGGGACTAGTGGTATTAGACACAGAAAAAGATTTTACTTTTTTTGGAAAAATAATTCTACTTTCTTTGGTAGAACTTGGAGGCCTTGGGATTTTGACTATCACTTCTTTTTTTAGTTATTTTTTTAGAGATGGATTTTCTTTTAGAGAGGGGGTTTATATCAGTAATTTTTTAAATAAAAAAACTACGAATAATGTTCTTATTTTAGCTGTCAAAGTGGTCCTGTTTACTTTAATAGTAGAAACAATAGGAGCTTTATTAATTTATTTTTCAATTAATAGAAAATTGGAAAATCCATTATTTTTTTCTGTTTTTCATTCTATATCCGCTTTTTGCAATGGAGGTTTTTCTACTCTTAGCCAAGGATTTTATTCTGAATCTGTAAGATTCAATTATTTGTTTCAATTTATTGTTGCATGTTTATTAATATTGGGGGGAATCGGTTTTGATATTTTATTTAATTTTTTTACATACATATGGATAACATTTAAAAAATTTTTTTCAAAAATTTTGAAATATGAATATTTTAGACATCCTGTTCACATTGTCACGTTAAATACAAAAATAGTCGTGTTTACTACTTTTTTTTTACTTTTTTTAGGAACTATTTTTTATTATATCAGCGAATACCATTGTTCTCTTTCAGAACATCCTTCTTTTGTAGGAAAATGGATAGTTTCATTTTTTTCTTCTGCTACATCTAGAACAGCAGGATTTCAAGTATTAGATATGAATAAATTAGCTCCAATTACTATCTTATTTACCATATTTTTAATGTGGATAGGGGCTTCTCCAGCTTCTACAGGTGGTGGAATTAAAACAAGTACTTTTGCATTGGCACTAATGAATATTGTTTCTTTGTCTAGAGGAAAAGATAGGTTAGAGATTCAAAGAAAAGAAATATCTTCAGAATCTATTAAATTAGCTTTTTCAATTATAATGTTATCTCTTATTGTAATCTATACTAGCATTCTGATTATTATTTGTTTAGACCCCAACCAAGAGATACTCTCTATTTTTTTTGAAGTTTTTTCTGCTTTTTCAACAGCAGGATTATCTTTAGGAAT